In Deltaproteobacteria bacterium, the following are encoded in one genomic region:
- a CDS encoding 2-oxo acid dehydrogenase subunit E2, whose protein sequence is MPNLQLEPKQNLSSFRKIALGTWKTAYDPSVYGSMDLDVTETMEYIEQFRAKTGRKLTVTHLLARTAGAVMEEMPDANSILRWGRLYVRKQVGVFFQVAMEDPETGEIDLSGATVHDPEKMSIVELMDAFDSQVKKVRKGEDEKLESSRNLFRSLPWFLVWPILNLIGFLGYTLNLDLRLLGVPKDAFGSLMITNIGSLGLSEAYVPLVPYSRIPLLLAVGEVKDRAVVVDGEIAIRKIMRISATFDHRVLDGMHASVMARVMRQWMEHPFEHFDPIDDLSAEPAQLEAAEGEGA, encoded by the coding sequence ATGCCGAATCTGCAGCTCGAGCCCAAGCAGAATCTCTCGTCGTTCCGAAAGATCGCCCTGGGGACCTGGAAGACGGCCTACGACCCCAGCGTCTACGGCAGCATGGATCTCGATGTCACCGAGACCATGGAGTACATCGAGCAGTTCCGGGCGAAGACCGGGCGCAAGCTGACGGTCACCCACCTCCTGGCCCGCACCGCCGGGGCCGTGATGGAGGAGATGCCCGACGCCAACTCGATCCTGCGCTGGGGCCGCCTCTACGTGCGCAAGCAGGTCGGCGTCTTCTTCCAGGTCGCGATGGAGGATCCGGAGACCGGCGAGATCGATCTCTCGGGCGCCACGGTCCACGACCCCGAGAAGATGAGCATCGTCGAGCTGATGGACGCCTTCGACTCGCAGGTGAAGAAGGTGCGCAAGGGCGAGGACGAGAAGCTCGAGTCCTCCCGCAACCTCTTCAGGAGCCTGCCCTGGTTCCTGGTCTGGCCGATCCTCAACCTCATCGGCTTCCTCGGCTACACCCTCAACCTCGACCTGCGCTTGCTCGGCGTGCCCAAGGACGCCTTCGGCTCGCTGATGATCACCAACATCGGCTCCCTGGGGCTCTCCGAGGCCTACGTGCCCCTGGTCCCCTACAGCCGCATCCCCCTGCTGCTGGCGGTGGGTGAGGTGAAGGACCGGGCGGTGGTGGTCGATGGCGAGATCGCGATCCGGAAGATCATGCGGATCTCGGCCACCTTCGATCACCGGGTCCTCGACGGGATGCACGCCTCCGTGATGGCCCGGGTGATGCGCCAGTGGATGGAGCACCCCTTCGAGCACTTCGATCCGATCGACGACCTGAGCGCCGAGCCCGCTCAGCTCGAGGCGGCCGAGGGCGAGGGCGCCTGA
- a CDS encoding acyl-CoA dehydrogenase, whose translation MPEFSADVRDLKFVLFEQGGFEKLLETPKYAELDRETAEAMLDEAYKFAREQLAPLNGPADKNGATYDKATSKVTLPEGFKPAYELFSQNGWLSMAHSAEWGGMGMPYSLGLACNDFFFGACLSFCLNALLGVGSAHLIEVFGSDELKKTYLEKMYSGEWAGTMCLTESQAGTDVGALRTKAKRDGDHYLIEGEKIFITFGDHDLTDNIVHAVLARIEGAPEGTKGISLFAVPKYRVNADGSIGEPNDVRCSGIEHKMGIHGSPTCTMVFGENEACHGYLLGEENKGMRAMFQMMNEARISVGLQGASGANAAFRYALDYAKERVQSPDLMKGKDSRPTTIIHHPDVRRMLSWQKAISEGLRALLVRTAIWEDLSHAAEDEAERAKYEGLVALLTPVCKAYASDMGFRSIEMAVQTLGGYGYTSEYPVEQYLRDTKIASIYEGTNGVQALDLVGRKLGLNGGQAVQDLSAIVMGTIGATAENPELAGASKALGGALQDLGGVTMKFAQEGRENPMLPVLNAAPYLDLFGLVVLGWLLLEQASLALPKLEAIAKAKGVDLSDAKARAGLCKDDPEAAYYEGKIQTANFYAARELPLARGKAKAISADDVTPMTMPF comes from the coding sequence ATGCCCGAGTTCTCTGCCGACGTCCGTGACCTGAAGTTCGTGCTCTTCGAGCAGGGTGGCTTCGAGAAGCTCCTCGAGACCCCGAAGTACGCCGAGCTCGATCGGGAGACCGCCGAGGCCATGCTCGACGAGGCCTACAAGTTCGCGAGGGAGCAGCTCGCTCCGCTCAACGGCCCCGCCGACAAGAACGGCGCGACCTACGACAAGGCCACCAGCAAGGTGACGCTCCCCGAGGGCTTCAAGCCCGCCTACGAGCTCTTCAGCCAGAACGGCTGGCTCTCCATGGCGCACTCCGCCGAGTGGGGCGGCATGGGCATGCCCTACTCCCTGGGCCTGGCCTGCAACGACTTCTTCTTCGGCGCCTGCCTCTCCTTCTGCCTCAACGCCCTCCTCGGTGTGGGCAGCGCCCACCTCATCGAGGTCTTCGGCAGCGACGAGCTGAAGAAGACCTACCTCGAGAAGATGTACTCCGGAGAGTGGGCCGGCACGATGTGCCTCACCGAGTCCCAGGCCGGCACCGACGTCGGCGCCCTGCGCACCAAGGCGAAGAGGGACGGCGACCACTACCTCATCGAGGGTGAGAAGATCTTCATCACCTTCGGCGACCACGACCTCACCGACAATATCGTCCACGCCGTGCTGGCCCGCATCGAGGGCGCCCCCGAGGGCACCAAGGGCATCTCGCTCTTCGCCGTGCCGAAGTACCGGGTGAACGCCGACGGCAGCATCGGTGAGCCCAACGACGTGCGCTGCTCCGGCATCGAGCACAAGATGGGCATCCACGGCTCGCCCACCTGCACCATGGTCTTCGGCGAGAACGAGGCCTGCCACGGCTACCTCCTCGGCGAGGAGAACAAGGGCATGCGGGCCATGTTCCAGATGATGAACGAGGCCCGGATCTCGGTCGGCCTGCAGGGCGCCTCGGGCGCCAACGCCGCCTTCCGCTACGCCCTCGACTACGCCAAGGAGCGGGTGCAGAGCCCCGACCTGATGAAGGGCAAGGACTCCAGGCCCACCACCATCATCCACCACCCCGACGTCCGCCGGATGCTCTCCTGGCAGAAGGCCATCTCCGAGGGTCTCCGGGCCCTGCTGGTGCGCACGGCCATCTGGGAGGACCTCTCCCACGCCGCCGAGGACGAGGCCGAGCGGGCCAAGTACGAGGGGCTGGTCGCCCTGCTCACCCCGGTGTGCAAGGCCTACGCCTCCGACATGGGCTTCCGCTCCATCGAGATGGCGGTCCAGACCCTGGGCGGCTACGGCTACACCTCGGAGTACCCGGTGGAGCAGTACCTGCGCGACACCAAGATCGCCTCGATCTACGAGGGGACCAACGGCGTGCAGGCCCTCGACCTGGTCGGCCGCAAGCTGGGCCTCAACGGCGGCCAGGCGGTGCAGGACCTCTCGGCCATCGTGATGGGCACCATCGGCGCCACCGCCGAGAACCCCGAGCTGGCCGGCGCCTCGAAGGCCCTGGGCGGCGCGCTGCAGGATCTGGGCGGCGTGACGATGAAGTTCGCCCAGGAGGGCCGCGAGAACCCGATGCTGCCGGTGCTGAACGCCGCCCCCTACCTCGACCTCTTCGGCCTGGTGGTGCTCGGCTGGCTGCTCCTCGAGCAGGCCTCCCTGGCCCTGCCGAAGCTGGAGGCGATCGCCAAGGCCAAGGGCGTGGATCTCTCCGACGCCAAGGCCCGCGCGGGCCTGTGCAAGGACGATCCCGAGGCGGCCTACTACGAGGGCAAGATCCAGACCGCGAACTTCTACGCGGCGCGCGAGCTGCCCCTGGCGCGCGGCAAGGCGAAGGCCATCTCGGCGGACGACGTCACGCCGATGACCATGCCCTTCTGA
- a CDS encoding DUF502 domain-containing protein — MITFFVLRFLVQLVDKLLVLVPKAIRPSELLGFEIPGLGILLALVLLFLTGLAVTHFFGHRLVAAGEALLGRIPFVGSLYRGSKQLAETVLAPDSKSFRKVVLIRWPHRDSRAIAFLTGSRLGEVQEKTESEVVAVFLPTTPNPTSGFILMVPADDVVELEMSVDEAFRMIVSLGVVVPKWPRQVH, encoded by the coding sequence ATGATCACCTTCTTCGTGCTGCGCTTCCTGGTCCAGCTGGTGGACAAGCTCCTCGTGCTGGTGCCGAAGGCCATCCGCCCCTCGGAGCTGCTCGGCTTCGAGATCCCGGGCCTGGGCATCCTCCTGGCCCTGGTCCTGCTCTTCCTCACGGGCCTGGCCGTCACCCACTTCTTCGGCCACCGGCTGGTCGCCGCCGGCGAGGCGCTCCTGGGCCGGATCCCCTTCGTCGGCAGCCTCTACCGGGGCAGCAAGCAGCTGGCCGAGACGGTGCTGGCGCCGGACAGCAAGTCGTTCCGCAAGGTCGTGCTGATCCGCTGGCCGCACCGGGACTCGCGGGCCATCGCCTTCCTCACCGGCTCGCGGCTGGGGGAGGTGCAGGAGAAGACCGAGTCGGAGGTGGTGGCGGTCTTCCTGCCCACGACGCCGAACCCGACCTCGGGCTTCATCCTCATGGTCCCGGCGGACGACGTGGTGGAGCTGGAGATGAGCGTGGACGAGGCCTTCCGGATGATCGTCTCCCTCGGGGTGGTCGTTCCCAAGTGGCCGCGGCAGGTGCACTGA